A genomic stretch from Lagenorhynchus albirostris chromosome 12, mLagAlb1.1, whole genome shotgun sequence includes:
- the LOC132530648 gene encoding lymphocyte antigen 6E-like: protein MKVFLPMLLAALLGVERAHSLVCFSCVNKKSNWYCLKPTVCSNTDNYWVSISASAVIGNVVDFGYSPFCPIPSVNLRVASVDTRCCQSFLCNISAADRGLRASAAVLGLGLLLSLLSALLRFGP, encoded by the coding sequence ATGAAGGTCTTCCTGCCGATGCTGCTGGCTGCCCTCCTGGGTGTGGAGCGAGCCCACTCCCTGGTGTGCTTCTCTTGCGTGAATAAGAAAAGCAACTGGTACTGCCTGAAGCCCACCGTCTGCTCCAATACAGACAACTACTGGGTGAGCATCTCTGCATCTGCTGTTATCGGGAACGTAGTGGACTTTGGCTACTCCCCATTCTGCCCCATCCCGAGCGTCAATCTCCGTGTGGCGTCCGTGGACACCCGCTGCTGCCAGAGCTTCCTGTGCAACATCAGTGCGGCCGACCGCGGGCTGCGAGCCAGCGCCGCTGTGCTGGGCCTCGGGCTCCTGCTCAGCCTGCTGTCGGCTCTGCTACGATTTGGCCCCTGA